In the Streptomyces sp. SJL17-4 genome, ATCGAAGCCGTGGGCCACGCGCTCCAGCTCTGCCGGCGCCTCCTCGGCCACTCCCCCGAGCTCTCCCGCCACCGCATCGCGGACTTCCGGCTGCTCTGAAGCGCCCCACACGCCGCAGTCCCCGACCGCCCTCCCCCGACCGCCCTCCCAAGGAACCCCCATGCCCAGGGCTCGTCCCAGCGTGTCCGTCGTCATCCCCAACTACAACTACGAGAAGACCCTCCACGCCTGTCTGACCTCGGTCTTCGCCCAGACCCACGCCCCGCTCGACGTCATCGTCGTCGACGACGCGAGCACCGACAGGTCCCGGGACATCGCCCGGGAGTTCGACGTCGTCCTGATCGCCAACCCCCACAACAGCGGGGTGTCCGCCGCCCGGAACCTCGGGGCCGCCGCCGCCCGCGGCGAGATCCTCTTCTTCCTCGACTCGGACACGGCCCTCCACCCCGAGGCCCTCGCGAACGCCGCCGACCTGCTCCGGGACGATCCCGGTCTCGGCTGCGTCCACGGGGTGCTCGACCCCGAACCGCTCTTCGACGACGGGCCCGTGGAGCGCTACCACGCCCTGCACGCCCACTTCTGGCGCCGCCGCGCCGTCGGCGAGGTCCGCACCGCGTTCTTCGCCCTCGGCGCGATCCGCAAGGAGGTCTTCGAGGCGACCGGGCCGTTCGACGAGAACCTCCGGGACTCGGAGGACGTCGAGTACAGCGGCCGGCTCGTCCGGACCCACCGGATCGTGATGACGGAGGCGATCCGCGGCCGGCACGACGACGTCGACCGGCTCGGGGCGATGCTCCGCGAGCAGTACCGGCGTTCGCAGCTGCTCATCGCGGCGCTCGGGCAGCTGCGGGAGGGCGGTCTCACCGCCAACCGGCCGCTCGGCGTCCTCGCCGCCGCACTCACCCTCCCCACCCTCCTCCTCGCCCTCCCCACTCTCCTCCTCGGTCTGCTCACCCCGTGGCTGCTGCTCGTGCCCGCCCTGTGCGCGCTGGTCTTCGCCTGCGCCGATCCGGGCCTGAGCCGCTTCGCGCTGCGGACCCGCGGTGCGGGCTTCCTCCTCTACTTCACCGCCGTCCACTTCGTGCTGCACCAGGCGATCGTGCTCGGCGCGGCCCGCGGCGCCGTCCGCTGGCTCACCGAGCCGGACTTCGGGCCCAGCGTGCGCCGCGGTGGGAAGGCCCTCCCGGCGGACCGCGCCCGAGCCACCGCCTCCGCCGCTTCCCCCTCCCCCTCCCCGTCCCCCTCCCCCACCTCCGCCTCCACCGGATGACCGCCGCCCACCCCCGTACGCCCCTCCCCCCAGGAGTCCGTTCATGGCCACGCCCACGCTCACCGGCCGACAGGCGCCGCCGGCCCGCCCGCCGGCCTCCCGCCCTCCCAGTCGGCTCGCCGACCTCACCTCCCTCGTCCGGCCCCACCAGTGGACGAAGAACCTGGTCGTCGTCCCCCTCGGCCTGCTCGGCGCACCCCACCTCGACCGTGCCGCGCTCGGCGGAGCGCTCGCCGCGATCGGTGTCTTCACCCTCGCGTCCGCGCTGATCTACCTGGTCAACGACCTCGGCGACCGGGACCGGGACCGCCGCCACCCGGAGAAGCGGCACCGGCCGATCGCCGCCGGCCGGATCGGCGTCGCGACCGCCGTGTCCTTCGCCGCCGCCCTCGCCGTCCTCCTCGCGGCGACGGTCGGTCTCACGGTGCTCACCGGGACGGCCTCGCTCCTCGACTGGTGGCCGGTCGCCGCGTACGTCGCGCTGAACGCCGCGTACAGCAAGGGGCTCAAGCACGTCCCGCTCCTCGACGTCTTCATCGTCGCCCTCGGTTTCGTCCTGCGGCTGGCCCAGGGCTGCCTGGCCTCGGGCAACCCCGTGCCGAGCTGGCTCACCCTCTGTGTCTTCTCCCTCTGTCTGCTGCTGATCCTGGGCAAGCGGCGCCACGAGATGGCGGTCGGCGGGGTGCTGCACCGGCCCGCGCTGCGCGGCTACACCCTCGGCTTCCTCGACCAGCTGCTCGCCTTCACCGCGGTGCTCACGGCGGTCAGTTACGTCCTCCAGGTGCAGGGCAGCCCGGTCTTCGGCCCGCACGGGCCGCTGGTCGCGGTGCTCACCGCCCCGTTCGCGCTCTTCGGCCTCGCCCGCTACCTCCAGCTGCTCGTGGTCGACGCGGGTGGCGGCAATCCCTCGCGGGCGCTGTTCAGCGACCGGATGACCGTCTCCAACGCCCTGCTCTGGTCGGCGCTGCTTGCCGGCGCGTGGCCGCTGAGCCACCTCGGATCCTGAGGCCGGTCATGACCACCGCCGCCCCTGCCGCCCCACCGGTCGCGCCCCCTGCGGCAAAGCCCCCGCGCGGCCGTCTCCGCCGCGCCCTCCCCGTCCTCTTCCCGCTCGCCGTCGTCACCGGCATCGGCTTCGCCCTGTACGGCCGGGCCGGCGAGCTCGCCGCCCTCGTCCTGCGGCCCGACTCCGTCCCGTACCTCCTCGCGGCCCTGGTCGCCAACGCCCTCGCCGTCCTGCTCTCCATGACCACCTGGCGGACCCTCCTCGCCGACCTCGGCCCCGGGATTCCCGGCCGGACCGCCACCCGGATCTACTTCACCTCCTACCTCGGCAAGTACGTGCCGGGGGCCGTCTGGGGCGTCCTCGCCCAGCTGCGGATGGGCGGTGCGGCGGGGGTGTCCGCGCCGGTCGTGCTCGCCGTCTTCCTGCTGAACCTGATCGTGGCCGTCCTCACCGGCCTGGCCGTCGGCCCGCTCGCCGCGCCCTGGACGATCGGCGCCGAGGCCTGGTGGCTGGTCCTGCCGGGCGCGGTCACCGTCGCCTGGGCCGTACGGCCCGGACTGCTGCACCACCTGGCGGCGTTCGCCGCCCGGCTCGCCCGTCGGCCGGCGCCCGCCACCCGGGCGAGCGACCGGGGCATGCGGCGGGCCCTCGCCTCGGCCACCGCCTCCTGGGCGGTGGGCGGACTGCACCTCTGGGCGCTCGCCGTGATGCTCGGCGCCCCGCCGCTGACCGCGCTGCCGGTCTGCGTGGGCGGCTTCGCCCTGGCCACCGCCGCCGCCAGCCTCGTGGTGGTGCTTCCGGACGGCTGGGGCGCCCGCGAGGCCCTGCTGCTCCTGGCGCTGACCGCCGTACTGCCCTGGCAGGAGGCGACCGCCGTCGCCGTCGCCAGCCGGGTGGTCTGCACCCTCAGCGAGGTCCTCGTCGGAGGCACCGCGCTCCTCCTCACCCTCCCCCGCCGCTCCCCCACCGACCCGAAGGAACGGACATGACCGCCCTCTACTCCGTCGACGACTGCGAGTCGCTGACGACGAAGCAGGTCCACGGCCTGTACAAGGACCACGTCAACAAGAGCCAGGTCTCCCTGATGACCTCCTTCGGCTTCGGCCAGGAGCTCGTCGAGAGCGCCGAGGGCGTCTGGATCACCCAGCGCGACGGCCGCCGCGTGCTCGACTTCACCGGTGGTGTCGGGGTCCTCAACCACGGCCACAACCACCCCCGGATCCTCGCCGCCCGGCAGCGCTTCCAGGAGCGGAAGAGCATGGAGGTCCACAAGACCTACTTCTCGCCGTACGTCGCCGCCCTCGGTCACAACCTCGCGGAGCTGCTGCCCGGCGACCTGAACATGTCGTTCTTCCCCAACTCCGGTGCGGAGGCGGTCGAGGGCGCGGTCAAGCTGGCGTACAAGTACCACGGCGGCCGGCGCTCCCGGGTGCTGCGGGCCGACATCTCCTTCCACGGCAAGCTGCTCGGCTCGGGCAGCCTGACCGGCCAGAACCAGTCCGGCTTCCAGTTCCCCGGCATCCCCGGCGTGGAGATCTTCCGGTACGGCGACCTGGCCTCGGTCCGGCGGCTCGTCGCCTCACTCCGCACCGAGAAGGGCGAGTCGGACGTCTACGCGATCCTCATCGAGCCGCTGTCGGCGTCGACGATGAACGAGTGCTCGGAGGAGTTCCTGCGCGGACTGCGGGAGTTGTGCACCGCCGAGAACATCGTGCTGCTCTTCGACGAGATCTACACCGGCTGGGGCAAGACGGGCACCCTCTTCCACTTCATGCGGTACGAGGGGCTCGTCCCCGACATCCTCACCACCTCGAAGTCCTTCGGCGGCGGCAAGTCCTCCATCTCCGCGTTCGTCGCCCGCGAGCCGGTCTTCCGCAAGGCCTACGACAACCTCACGGACGCCCTCCTCCAGTCGACGTCCACCACCTACTACGGCTTCGGCGAGGAGGCGGTCACCGCCATCGAGGCCGTCAACGTGGCCGTCGAGGACGACTATCCGGCCCGCGCCCGGGACATCGAGCGGATCCTCGCCCCCGGTCTGGAGCGGATCGCCAAGGAGTACCCGGACGTGGTGGCCGAGGTCCGTGGCCACGGCGCGCTCCACGGGGTCTTCCTGCACAAGGGCCCCAAGATCCTGGAGCTGGTGACGAAGCTGGTGCCGGGCGCGATGACGAAGGACCCGCGCTTCCGCACCAAGCTCATCACCTCGTCGGTGGTCAACGCCCTCTACCGGGACCACGGCATCTACACGTACTACACGCTCAACGGTGACAACCCGCTGATGGTCGCCCCCTCGCTGGTCGCCGAGCCGCACGAGGTCGAGTTCTTCCTGGACTGCCTCGACAAGACCCTCGCCCAGGGTCTGCCCCGTCTGCTCACCCGTTTCGTCAAGGAGAAGGTGTCGTCGCTGTGGTAGAGCGCATCGTGGTGACCGGCGGTGCCGGCATGCTCGGTTCGACGCTGATCGACCGGCTCCTCGGGGACGGCCGCCAGGTGCACTGCGTGGACCTGCGGGCCCCGCGTACGGAGCACGAGAACCTCACGCACACCGTCTCGGACGTCCGGGACGCGGTCGCGATGAAGCGGGTCACGGCGGACGCGGACGTGGTGGTGCACTGCGCCGCCGCCCTGCCCAGCTATCCGGCCGACATGATCCGCTCGGTGATCGTCGGCGGTACGGAGGCGGTCCTGACGGCCGCCGAGGCGAACGCCGTGCCCCGGGTCGTGCACATCTCCTCGACCGCCGTGTACGGCCTGCCGAAGGTGGTGCCCACGCCGGAGGAGTATCCGCGCGAGCCGGTCGACACGTACAGCGCCGCCAAGGCGGAGGCCGAGGAGGTCGCCGAGCGGTTCCGGGGCCGGGAGATGTGCGTGCCGGTCCTGCGGCCCAAGACCTTCCTCGGGCCGGGCCGGATGGGGCTCTTCGCGATGCTCTTCGAGTGGGCGGAGGAGGGCCGGAACTTCCCGGTCCTGGGCCGGGGCGACGTCCGCATCCAGATGTTCGACGTGGACGACCTGGTCGACGCGGTCGTGACCGCGATGGACGCGCCGGCCGAGCGGGCCGACGACACGTTCAACCTGGGAGCGACGTCGTTCGGCACGATACGCGAGGACTTCCAGGCCGTCCTGGACGCCGCCGGCCACGGCAAGCGGGTCCGCTCGATGCCCACCAAGCCGGCGCTCGCCGCGCTCAGCCTGCTCCAGCGCTCCGGACTCTCCCCGGTGTACGGCCGTCTGCTGCACAAGCTCCTCGACGACAGCTTCGTCTCCACCGACAAGGCCCGCGACGTCCTCGGCTTCCGGCCCAAGTACTCCAACCAGGACGCGATCCTGCGCACCTTCGCCTGGTGGCGCGAGCAGCGCCGGACCGCGCCCCCGGCGAGCAGGAGCCGGGGCAAGGGCCAGGGCGTCACCAGTGTCGAACCGTGGCGGCAGGGGGCCCTCTCCCTCGCCAAGGTCCTTTTCTAGGAGAACCCGATCATGTCCGTTCCGCTGGTCTCCGTCATCGTCCCCAACTACAACTACGGCCGCTCGATCGGCCTGTGCGTCGAGGCCGCCCTCGCCCAGACGTACCCGAACATCGAGGTCCTCGTCGTCGACGACTGCTCCACCGACGACTCCGCCGCGATCGCCGCCGCGGCCGGCGCCCGGGTGGTCTCCACCGGCGTCAACAGCGGGGTCGCGGTCGCCCGCAACCTCGGCGCCGAACTGTCCTCCGGCGAGATCCTGGTCTTCCTCGACTCCGACGTCGCCATGCACCCCGACGCCGTCGCCAAGTCCGTCGAACTGCTCGGCTCCGGACAGGGGTACGGGGCGATCTGCGGCACCTACGAACCCGAACCGCTCATCCGCGACAGCCTGATCGAGGAGTACCGCTCGCTCCAGCAGTACTACCTGCTGCTGAAGTCGGAGGGCGTCATCGACACCGTCCACACCGCGATCCTGGCGATCCCCCGGCGGGTCTTCGACGAGGTGGGACCGTTCAACCCGATCCTGCGGCACACCGAGGACCAGGACTACGGGCGCCGCATCTCGGAGCGGTACACGGTGCTCAGCTCCCTGGAGGTGCGCGGCCGGCACGACCACGACGACACGGTGCGGATCGTCCTCGACAAGGTGTTCGCGCGCGCCCGGCTCGCCGTCCCGCTCATCCTCGGCAGACGGCACCTCCAGGGCGGCTTCGTCACCGGCCCGCGCGCCGGGGCCAGCCTCGCCGCGCCCCTGACGGTGGCCGCGCTCGCCGCGCCGCCGCTGTGGGGAGCGGTGTGGGCGCTGCTGCCGCTCGCCCTGTTCGCCCTCGGTGTGTGGGGCGATCTGGACATGTACCGGGAGGTGCGGCGGCACCGGGGGCGGCTGTTCCTCGGGTACTTCGTGGCCGTCAACTTCCTGGTGAACCTGACGGTGTTCGTGGCGATCGGGGTGGCGGGCGTGCAGTGGCTCTGCTCGAAGCGGTTCCGGCACCTGTACGACCCGCAGCCCCGGCCGGACATCGCCGCGGCGACCGTGGGGTCCTCCCGTGGCTGACACGCTCGCGCCCATGGAGACCGTGGCGGTACGGGTCTCCCCCGCCCGCCGCCGGAACCGTCTCGTCCTCGGCGCGGCCCTCGCCTGGCTGCTCCTCCTCCTCGTCGAGTGGGCGGCGGACGGCCGGATCTGGCTCGGGCATCTGGTGGGCATCGTCCCCCCGGCGGCCTTCGCCCTGGTCCCGCTGCTGCTCGCCGCGCTCGCCCCGCTCGCCCGGGGCGCCGCCCGGTGGCGGAGCCTCGCCGCCGCCGCGCTCGCCCTGATCGTGGGCTTCGGGCAGTCGGGCTTCGACCCGGCGGCGCTGTGGCGGTCGGAGCCGAGGCCCGGCCCGGACTCCGTACGGGTCTTCGCCTGGAACACCAACTCGTGGAACCAGCTCCTCGGCACCCAGGACCACTTCTACGCCTTCCTGAAGGCGAAGGACGCGGACGTCTATCTGCTGCACGAGTACCAGCACGTGACCGCCGACCGTAAGGGCAAGCTGCCCATCGACGACCTGGCGCGGCTGCGCCGGGAGTTCCCCGGCCACGAGCTGGCGGTCCGGGGCGAGCTGGTGACGCTCTCCCGCTTCCCGATCCTGCGGCAGCCGGCCGTGGGC is a window encoding:
- a CDS encoding lysylphosphatidylglycerol synthase domain-containing protein gives rise to the protein MTTAAPAAPPVAPPAAKPPRGRLRRALPVLFPLAVVTGIGFALYGRAGELAALVLRPDSVPYLLAALVANALAVLLSMTTWRTLLADLGPGIPGRTATRIYFTSYLGKYVPGAVWGVLAQLRMGGAAGVSAPVVLAVFLLNLIVAVLTGLAVGPLAAPWTIGAEAWWLVLPGAVTVAWAVRPGLLHHLAAFAARLARRPAPATRASDRGMRRALASATASWAVGGLHLWALAVMLGAPPLTALPVCVGGFALATAAASLVVVLPDGWGAREALLLLALTAVLPWQEATAVAVASRVVCTLSEVLVGGTALLLTLPRRSPTDPKERT
- a CDS encoding endonuclease/exonuclease/phosphatase family protein; translated protein: MADTLAPMETVAVRVSPARRRNRLVLGAALAWLLLLLVEWAADGRIWLGHLVGIVPPAAFALVPLLLAALAPLARGAARWRSLAAAALALIVGFGQSGFDPAALWRSEPRPGPDSVRVFAWNTNSWNQLLGTQDHFYAFLKAKDADVYLLHEYQHVTADRKGKLPIDDLARLRREFPGHELAVRGELVTLSRFPILRQPAVGPAGDLPPGADWQAEYRENKVLRTDVQVRGRTVSFYNVHMPVWNSMPDGLLSAAFYRHMRERFAPREAQYAGLEADLAANRNPVVVAGDFNATAAMSDLGPLRERLDDAADVSTDPYPTSWEEGGWKPFWRTDWAFTGNGAKAERYEFNEPEKLSDHAVQDLWVSLPGNG
- a CDS encoding UbiA prenyltransferase family protein, whose protein sequence is MATPTLTGRQAPPARPPASRPPSRLADLTSLVRPHQWTKNLVVVPLGLLGAPHLDRAALGGALAAIGVFTLASALIYLVNDLGDRDRDRRHPEKRHRPIAAGRIGVATAVSFAAALAVLLAATVGLTVLTGTASLLDWWPVAAYVALNAAYSKGLKHVPLLDVFIVALGFVLRLAQGCLASGNPVPSWLTLCVFSLCLLLILGKRRHEMAVGGVLHRPALRGYTLGFLDQLLAFTAVLTAVSYVLQVQGSPVFGPHGPLVAVLTAPFALFGLARYLQLLVVDAGGGNPSRALFSDRMTVSNALLWSALLAGAWPLSHLGS
- a CDS encoding glycosyltransferase family A protein; the protein is MPRARPSVSVVIPNYNYEKTLHACLTSVFAQTHAPLDVIVVDDASTDRSRDIAREFDVVLIANPHNSGVSAARNLGAAAARGEILFFLDSDTALHPEALANAADLLRDDPGLGCVHGVLDPEPLFDDGPVERYHALHAHFWRRRAVGEVRTAFFALGAIRKEVFEATGPFDENLRDSEDVEYSGRLVRTHRIVMTEAIRGRHDDVDRLGAMLREQYRRSQLLIAALGQLREGGLTANRPLGVLAAALTLPTLLLALPTLLLGLLTPWLLLVPALCALVFACADPGLSRFALRTRGAGFLLYFTAVHFVLHQAIVLGAARGAVRWLTEPDFGPSVRRGGKALPADRARATASAASPSPSPSPSPTSASTG
- a CDS encoding aminotransferase class III-fold pyridoxal phosphate-dependent enzyme, with the protein product MTALYSVDDCESLTTKQVHGLYKDHVNKSQVSLMTSFGFGQELVESAEGVWITQRDGRRVLDFTGGVGVLNHGHNHPRILAARQRFQERKSMEVHKTYFSPYVAALGHNLAELLPGDLNMSFFPNSGAEAVEGAVKLAYKYHGGRRSRVLRADISFHGKLLGSGSLTGQNQSGFQFPGIPGVEIFRYGDLASVRRLVASLRTEKGESDVYAILIEPLSASTMNECSEEFLRGLRELCTAENIVLLFDEIYTGWGKTGTLFHFMRYEGLVPDILTTSKSFGGGKSSISAFVAREPVFRKAYDNLTDALLQSTSTTYYGFGEEAVTAIEAVNVAVEDDYPARARDIERILAPGLERIAKEYPDVVAEVRGHGALHGVFLHKGPKILELVTKLVPGAMTKDPRFRTKLITSSVVNALYRDHGIYTYYTLNGDNPLMVAPSLVAEPHEVEFFLDCLDKTLAQGLPRLLTRFVKEKVSSLW
- a CDS encoding NAD-dependent epimerase/dehydratase family protein, which produces MVERIVVTGGAGMLGSTLIDRLLGDGRQVHCVDLRAPRTEHENLTHTVSDVRDAVAMKRVTADADVVVHCAAALPSYPADMIRSVIVGGTEAVLTAAEANAVPRVVHISSTAVYGLPKVVPTPEEYPREPVDTYSAAKAEAEEVAERFRGREMCVPVLRPKTFLGPGRMGLFAMLFEWAEEGRNFPVLGRGDVRIQMFDVDDLVDAVVTAMDAPAERADDTFNLGATSFGTIREDFQAVLDAAGHGKRVRSMPTKPALAALSLLQRSGLSPVYGRLLHKLLDDSFVSTDKARDVLGFRPKYSNQDAILRTFAWWREQRRTAPPASRSRGKGQGVTSVEPWRQGALSLAKVLF
- a CDS encoding glycosyltransferase family A protein — translated: MSVPLVSVIVPNYNYGRSIGLCVEAALAQTYPNIEVLVVDDCSTDDSAAIAAAAGARVVSTGVNSGVAVARNLGAELSSGEILVFLDSDVAMHPDAVAKSVELLGSGQGYGAICGTYEPEPLIRDSLIEEYRSLQQYYLLLKSEGVIDTVHTAILAIPRRVFDEVGPFNPILRHTEDQDYGRRISERYTVLSSLEVRGRHDHDDTVRIVLDKVFARARLAVPLILGRRHLQGGFVTGPRAGASLAAPLTVAALAAPPLWGAVWALLPLALFALGVWGDLDMYREVRRHRGRLFLGYFVAVNFLVNLTVFVAIGVAGVQWLCSKRFRHLYDPQPRPDIAAATVGSSRG